In a genomic window of Gossypium arboreum isolate Shixiya-1 chromosome 7, ASM2569848v2, whole genome shotgun sequence:
- the LOC108485393 gene encoding uncharacterized protein LOC108485393, whose amino-acid sequence MADNNLRIVVEKNPSESKLSELNIKCWPKWGCSPGKYQLKFDAEETCYLLKGKVRVYPKGSAEFVEFGAGDLVTIPKGLSCTWDVSVAVDKHYKFESSSPPPSSSR is encoded by the exons ATGGCTGATAATAACCTAAGGATTGTTGTGGAGAAAAACCCTTCAGAATCTAAGCTTTCAGAGCTTAACATCAAGTGTTGGCCCAA ATGGGGTTGCTCACCTGGGAAATACCAGTTGAAGTTTGATGCAGAGGAAACATGTTATTTGCTGAAAGGGAAAGTGAGGGTATACCCAAAAGGTTCGGCAGAGTTTGTAGAGTTTGGTGCAGGAGATCTTGTTACTATCCCTAAAGGTCTTAGTTGCACTTGGGATGTCTCTGTTGCTGTTGATAAACACTATAAATTCGAGTCTTCTTCACCACCTCCTTCTTCTTCCCGTTAG